One Mesorhizobium sp. L-2-11 genomic region harbors:
- the msrB gene encoding peptide-methionine (R)-S-oxide reductase MsrB, which translates to MDSHTYPVTRTDAEWRARLTPEQYAVMRNHGTERPGSCALLHEKRAGTFSCVGCDQPLFESKLKFESGTGWPSFNDPVPGSVETTVDRSYGMVRTECHCARCGSHLGHVFEDGPPPTGLRYCINGVALKFEPAT; encoded by the coding sequence ATGGACAGTCACACCTACCCCGTCACCCGCACCGATGCCGAATGGCGCGCCCGGCTGACGCCGGAGCAATATGCTGTGATGCGCAATCACGGCACCGAGCGGCCGGGCAGTTGCGCCCTGCTCCACGAGAAGCGCGCCGGCACTTTTTCCTGCGTCGGCTGCGACCAGCCCTTGTTCGAATCCAAGCTGAAGTTCGAGAGCGGCACCGGCTGGCCAAGCTTCAACGATCCGGTGCCCGGGTCGGTCGAGACGACCGTCGACCGCAGCTACGGCATGGTCCGCACCGAATGCCACTGCGCCCGCTGCGGCAGCCATCTCGGCCACGTCTTCGAGGACGGCCCGCCGCCGACCGGCCTGCGCTATTGCATCAACGGGGTCGCGCTGAAATTCGAGCCGGCTACCT